One genomic segment of Pristiophorus japonicus isolate sPriJap1 chromosome 8, sPriJap1.hap1, whole genome shotgun sequence includes these proteins:
- the LOC139268322 gene encoding aspartate beta-hydroxylase domain-containing protein 2-like isoform X2, translated as MVWVPVQKSRTDSVALRHRPNRNLGTMFIEWITGWDLALERMKGLVLASLQAVRECDVTAVTTFVCALALFVWYCHHIGSEQPRSYAPVNAMMQSADANGSQSGYTFCQSADCVRCTHNEGRNQKLYHNLQEYAKHYSWSGMGRIHKGIREQSRYLNSRPSIQKPEVFFLPDLPTTPYFPRDAQKHDVELLERNYQAILSEFDVIFKAFSNCSLPQGWKANSTPRGDWFTFYLVNQGTCVASNCRRCPRTYRLLGSLRTFISNNVFGNACFSILSPETLITEHYGPTNVRIRCHLGMFKGSQQL; from the coding sequence ATGGTGTGGGTGCCTGTGCAAAAGTCGAGGACTGACAGCGTTGCCTTGCGACACCGACCGAACCGCAACCTTGGGACCATGTTCATTGAGTGGATCACGGGCTGGGACCTGGCGCTTGAGCGGATGAAAGGTTTGGTCCTGGCGAGCCTGCaggcagtgagagagtgcgacGTCACGGCGGTGACCACCTTTGTCTGCGCCCTGGCGCTTTTTGTCTGGTACTGCCACCACATCGGCAGCGAGCAGCCCCGTAGCTACGCGCCAGTCAACGCCATGATGCAGAGCGCCGATGCCAACGGCTCGCAGAGCGGCTACACGTTTTGCCAGTCCGCCGACTGTGTGCGGTGCACCCACAACGAGGGGCGCAACCAGAAACTTTACCACAATCTGCAGGAGTACGCCAAGCACTACTCGTGGTCGGGGATGGGCCGGATCCACAAGGGCATTCGGGAGCAGAGCCGCTATCTCAACAGCAGGCCTTCCATTCAGAAACCTGAAGTTTTCTTCCTGCCCGACCTGCCGACCACTCCTTATTTCCCGCGGGACGCCCAGAAGCACGACGTCGAGCTGCTGGAGCGGAACTACCAGGCCATCCTGTCCGAGTTTGACGTGATCTTCAAGGCGTTCTCAAACTGCAGCCTCCCGCAGGGCTGGAAGGCCAACAGCACCCCGAGGGGCGATTGGTTCACCTTCTATCTGGTGAACCAGGGCACCTGCGTCGCCAGCAATTGCAGAAGGTGCCCTCGGACGTACCGGTTGCTGGGCAGTCTTCGCACTTTCATCAGTAACAATGTCTTTGGGAACGCCTGTTTCTCCATACTGAGCCCAGAAACACTCATTACTGAACACTATGGCCCCACAAATGTTCGGATCCGCTGCCATTTAGGTAT